The stretch of DNA ACGAAGACGGCATCACGCTGGCCGTCGAAGCGCCCGACATCCGCTTCAGCTACCTGCAGCCCGAAGAAGTCCTGCTGGCCCGCGACCTGCTCAATCGGCAGATCGTCGACACGCAGGGCATGAAGGTCGTGCGCGTGAACGACCTGAAGCTGTCGGTTTCGGGATCGCAGCTGCGCCTGCTCGGCGCCGAGGTGGGCGCGCGCGGCATTCTGCGCGGGCTGCACCCGATCGTGGAAAAAGCCGTAGTGGGCACCGGAAAACTGATCGGCCACAAGCTGGAAGAGCAGATCATCGCCTGGAACTACATGGACCTGCTCGACCGCGACCTGTCCGACGTGCAGCTGTCCGTCACGCACAAGCGCCTGGACGAGCTGCACCCCGCCGACATCGCCGACATTCTGGAACAGCTCGACCCGCAGCAGCGCGCCAACGTGTTCCAGCATTTGGACGAAGCCCAGGCCACCGAAGCCATTTCCGAAATGGAAGACGAATACCAGGCCGACTTCATCGAGGATTTGGACCCGACGCGGGCGGCCGGCCTGCTGGGCTCGATGGACCCGGACGACGCGGCCGACATCGTGCGCGACCTGTCCTACGAGAAGGCCGAAACGCTGTTGCGCCTGCTCGGGGCCGAAGACGCCACCGAAATCCGCCGCCTGCTCGGCTACAAGGACGGCACCGCCGGCGGCATGATGACCACGCAGTACGTCGCAGTCGAATCGGACACCACGGTCAGCGAGACCATCGAAATCCTGCGCGAGCTTCCCGACGACCACCCCACCGTGCACTACGTCTACGTGCTTGACGAGTACGAAAAGCTCGTGGGCCTGCTGTCGCTGCGCACCCTCGTGCTGACCGACGGCTCGAGGCCCGTGGGCGACGTAATGTTCGACGACGTCATTTCGGTGACGCCGGAAGAAACCGAAGAAGACGTGGCCGCCGACATCTTCAAATACGACGTACCCGCCATGCCGGTCGTCGACGAGCACGGCGTCATGCTCGGCATCGTGACGACCGAAGACGCCTGGGACGCCATTGAGGAAGACGTGGCCGGCGACAAGACGAAGGCCTCGGTGCTGAAAGGCGTCGGCGTCGGCATGGCCGTGCTGTTCCTGCTGGTGCTCTACACCCTGATTTTGCTGCAGATATTCACCATTGCGCAGGTAGGAGGTGCGTGATGAACGCAAAGACGCGCCCTGAAGCCGCCGAAGCCGCAGCGCTCAGCGTGTCCGGAACCGGTGAGTCCGACGAAGCGCTCGCTTCCGGCGCGTCCGCTTCGGAAGGACGCAAGAAGTCGAAGCTGCTGCTCATTTTGGCCGCCATGGGGCCCGGCATCGTCACGGCCATGGCCGGCAACGACGCCGGCGGCATTTCGACGTATTCCACGGTCGGCGCCAACTTCGGCTTCGCCACCTTGTGGGTCATCCCCGTCATGTGCGTGCTGCTCATCGTCGTGGAGATGACGGCCGCGCGCATGGGCGCCGTCACCGGCAAGGGCTTCGCCGCGCTCATTCGCGAGCGCTTCGGCATCCGCCTGACCACGCTTGCCATGTTGTGCCTGCTCATCGGCAACGTTTGCACGACCTTTTCAGAATTCGCCGGCATCGCCAGCGGCATGGAGATGTTCGGCGTCTCCAAGTATATCTCGGTGCCGGTGGCTGCGGCAGGCGTGTGGCTGCTGATCGTCGGCGGCTCGTACAAGCGGGTCGAGAAGGTGTTCTTGGTACTGTCGCTCGTGTTCGTCACCTACATCGTGGCGGCCATTATGGCGCGTCCGAGCTGGGAAGACGCCCTCATTCACACCGTCGTGCCGCAGATCGTGCAAGACCAGAGCTTCGTGTCGCTCGTCATCGCGATGATCGGCACCACCATCGCGCCGTGGATGATGTTCTTCAACCAGTCCAACGTGGTGGAGAAGGGCGTGTCCACGAAAGACCTGTTCTACCAGAAGGTCGACGTGGTGGCGGGCACCATCGCCGCGTGCGTGGTGGCGTGGTTCATCATCGTGACGACGGGCAGCACGCTGTTCCCCGAAGGCGTGCAGATCGATTCGGCCGCCGACGCAGCGCAGGCCCTGGCGCCGTTCGCCGGGCAGTACGCCGAGATGCTGTTCGCCATCGGCCTGATAGCGGCGTCGTTTCTAGCGGCGTGCGTCTTGCCACTGACCACGTCGTTCGTCATCTGCGAGGCGTTCGGGTGGGAAGCCGGCGTGTCGTTCACCTGGAAAGAAGCGCCCACGTTCAAGGGAATCTTTACCTTCGTGATCATCATTTCGGCAGTGGTCGTGCTCATTCCGGCCATCGACCTTATGACGGTCATGCTGACGGCGCAGTTCGTGAACGGCCTGGTGCTGCCGGTGCTTTTGGTGTTCATGGCCATCATCGCCGCCGACAAGCGCATCATGGGGGCCTACAAGTCGGGCACCGTTTCGCGCGTGCTGCTGTGGGTGACCGTCGCGATCGTCACCGCGCTGACCGCCGCACTCCTGGTCATGCAGCTGTTCGGGATTGGATAGCAGAAGGGGAAGCGGAAGGCAGCCGGCGCTGAGAGCTGACACGAACAGGGAGAATTCCCTGTCGGAGAGAACACAGTCGGCGACGTCGTAGCAGGCCGCCCGCCCCTGTCGACGGAAAACGGCAAGGCCGCGCGGGTGCGCGGCCTTGCTTTGCGGGCCTTCGGGGAGGCCCCTTTGCATTCGGTCCAGGCGTCCTCTAGCGGACCCAGAGGCCGGAGCCGTCGACGTAGTAGCCGCCGACCCAGCGGCTCGCGGCCATGGCGCCGGAGCCGGGCTCGAGGTAGTACCAGGAGTTCGCCGAGGTCGGCTTGCCGGCCGAGGCGTCCACGCGCTGCCAGCCCTCGAGCATGGCGCCGAACGTGCCGTCGTGGGTGGCGTTCAGGAGGTACCACGTGCCCGCGAGCCTCTGCCAGCCCGAGCGCATCGCGCCGGAGCCTGCGAGGTAGTACCACTCGCCGCCGACCTCCTTCCAGCCGGTCGCCATGGCGCCCTCCACGCCCTCGCCGGAGCCGTTGAGGTAGTACCACGCGCCTCCGTCCTGCTTCCAGCCGGTGTCCATCTTGCCCGACTTCCCGAGGTGGTACCACTCGCCGCCGACCTCGGCCCAGCCGGTCGCCATCTTGCCCGTGTCCTCGAGGTAGTACCAGGAGTCGCCGTCCTGCTTCCAGCCGGTGGCCATGGAGCCTTCCGCGCCGCCCCTGGACTCTTCCAGGTAGTACCAGTCGCCGTCCACTTCCTTCCAGCCGGTCTGCATGGCGGAGTCGTCGAAGTAGTACCAGGAGCCGCCGACCTCCTTCCAGCCCTCCTCGACGGGCTCGCCGGCGTCGACGTAGCCCCACTCGCCGTCGCTCGACTCGACCCAGCCCGAGCCGCCTTCGGGGACGGAGGCCGCGGGGGAGAGCTTTTCCGTCTCTTCGGCCTGCACGTAGCCGCACGCCGAGCAGGAGCGCTCGCGGAAGCCGGCTTCTTGCTCAGTGGCCTCCTTGGTCACCGTCCACTCGCCGTACGCGTGGGGAGCCTTCTCAAGCTCGGCGCCGCAGCCCTCGCAGACCTTCCAGTGGCCTGTCGCGTCGGACTGCCAGGCCGCGGAGGGCTTGTGGCCGAGCGCCGGCAGCTCTTCGGCCTCGGTCGCGCCGCAGACGGAGCATGCGCGCTCGCGCGATCCGGCCTCGGTCTCGGTGGCCTCCTTCGTCACCTTCCACTCGCCGAAGGCGTGGGCGGCGCGCTCGAGCTCCGCGCCGCAGCCCTCGCAGACCTTCCAGTGGCCTGTCGCGTCGGACTTCCAGGCGGCAGAGGGCGTATGCCCGAGCGCGGGGACCTCCTGGGTCTCCTTCTCGCCGCAGACGGAGCAGGCGCGCTCCTGGGACCCGGCCTCCGTCTCGGTGGCCTCCTTGGTCACCTTCCACTCGCCGTACGCGTGCTCGCCGGTGGCGGGGATAGTGGAGCCGCTGTAGGCGACTTCTTTGCAGAAGTCGCAGTACGTGGTGCCGGTGTAGCCGCTACTCACGCAGGTGGCAGCAGACGCACCCGAGGTCGTCTTAGGTTTGCCGGAGTGATCGCAAATGCCCCAATACTTGTTGTCCGACTCGTTTTGGGTCACTTTGGCTTTTGTATCTTCTATCCAGTACTCTCTCGGGTCTGCACTGAAGTTACCGCCTGTAATGAAACCACCTTTTAAGTGCTCGTTAGTGTTGATGTTGTCAGAGAGAATCGACTTTCCCTCCGCACCGGTAAATTCGCCACCAGAGATAGCAAGATGGTCTATATAAGCAACCTCGTTCTTTGGGTCTCTATTCTTATCCAGAATGTAATTAAGATTGTACTCGTCTATTGCATAGTGGCTTTTACCTATCAATTTACCACCGCTAATGTCAATCTTCATATGCCCA from Xiamenia xianingshaonis encodes:
- a CDS encoding magnesium transporter, which gives rise to MLYLSQMMGRPVVDSAGEKIGTISDLAISTGEVFPRITSLAFQGPGRVPFMISWRKYVDKFDEDGITLAVEAPDIRFSYLQPEEVLLARDLLNRQIVDTQGMKVVRVNDLKLSVSGSQLRLLGAEVGARGILRGLHPIVEKAVVGTGKLIGHKLEEQIIAWNYMDLLDRDLSDVQLSVTHKRLDELHPADIADILEQLDPQQRANVFQHLDEAQATEAISEMEDEYQADFIEDLDPTRAAGLLGSMDPDDAADIVRDLSYEKAETLLRLLGAEDATEIRRLLGYKDGTAGGMMTTQYVAVESDTTVSETIEILRELPDDHPTVHYVYVLDEYEKLVGLLSLRTLVLTDGSRPVGDVMFDDVISVTPEETEEDVAADIFKYDVPAMPVVDEHGVMLGIVTTEDAWDAIEEDVAGDKTKASVLKGVGVGMAVLFLLVLYTLILLQIFTIAQVGGA
- a CDS encoding Nramp family divalent metal transporter, with the protein product MNAKTRPEAAEAAALSVSGTGESDEALASGASASEGRKKSKLLLILAAMGPGIVTAMAGNDAGGISTYSTVGANFGFATLWVIPVMCVLLIVVEMTAARMGAVTGKGFAALIRERFGIRLTTLAMLCLLIGNVCTTFSEFAGIASGMEMFGVSKYISVPVAAAGVWLLIVGGSYKRVEKVFLVLSLVFVTYIVAAIMARPSWEDALIHTVVPQIVQDQSFVSLVIAMIGTTIAPWMMFFNQSNVVEKGVSTKDLFYQKVDVVAGTIAACVVAWFIIVTTGSTLFPEGVQIDSAADAAQALAPFAGQYAEMLFAIGLIAASFLAACVLPLTTSFVICEAFGWEAGVSFTWKEAPTFKGIFTFVIIISAVVVLIPAIDLMTVMLTAQFVNGLVLPVLLVFMAIIAADKRIMGAYKSGTVSRVLLWVTVAIVTALTAALLVMQLFGIG
- a CDS encoding N-acetylmuramoyl-L-alanine amidase family protein, producing MTQNESDNKYWGICDHSGKPKTTSGASAATCVSSGYTGTTYCDFCKEVAYSGSTIPATGEHAYGEWKVTKEATETEAGSQERACSVCGEKETQEVPALGHTPSAAWKSDATGHWKVCEGCGAELERAAHAFGEWKVTKEATETEAGSRERACSVCGATEAEELPALGHKPSAAWQSDATGHWKVCEGCGAELEKAPHAYGEWTVTKEATEQEAGFRERSCSACGYVQAEETEKLSPAASVPEGGSGWVESSDGEWGYVDAGEPVEEGWKEVGGSWYYFDDSAMQTGWKEVDGDWYYLEESRGGAEGSMATGWKQDGDSWYYLEDTGKMATGWAEVGGEWYHLGKSGKMDTGWKQDGGAWYYLNGSGEGVEGAMATGWKEVGGEWYYLAGSGAMRSGWQRLAGTWYLLNATHDGTFGAMLEGWQRVDASAGKPTSANSWYYLEPGSGAMAASRWVGGYYVDGSGLWVR